CCTGGCCTTTTAAGAACGCTATTTTCCGGCAAACTCCAGCTAGGAGCCTGAATGGGGTTCTCCGACAGGCTCCTAGAACCAGACACTAGATACTATTTTGTAGGGCCACCGAGAGGCTCATTCTGATCCTGGGCCGGCCTGTTACCGAAAACCCTTCCTCCTCGGCAATACCGATAGTTTTTTCAAGATCCTCCTTTTTAACATGATGCATACCGGGTTCGGCAATGAGTACATGAGCTCCCGGCTTGAGAGCTCGGCTTAATTCCCTTAAGAAAAAAACCTGGTCCGGGACTTCGTGAACCATCCAGAAACAAAGGGCAAAATCGACGGGGGTTTTTACCGGGAGCCTCAGATCCCCCACGAGACGGGTTTCGATGCGATGGGAAAGCCCTCCTTTGATGGCCCTCTTCTCAAGGATCTTCAGCATCATGGTTTGGAGGTCCAGGGATATGACTCTGCCTTCAGGACCGACCATTCGCGCCATTCCAAGGGAGAAAAAACCCATACCGCAGCCTATGTCCAGAACGGTCATCCCTGGTTTGACATAGGAGCCCAGGATCTTTTCAGGGTCGTGGATGAGGTGCCTTAGAGGGTTGTCGAAAAGGTACGCCATGTACCAGGGGCAGATATGGTGTCTTCGGTCGCTCTTAATTCCCATAAGTAATTCTGACAGAGGACAGTGTCTGGTGTCCAGGTGAACCAAGAATGTAGAATGCAGAATGTAGAACGTAGAAAGAACCTTTAATCGATCATTGACAAATTATTTGTGAACAGGGACACTTTCTCCACGCTCCACGCTCCACGCTCCACGCTCCACGCTCCACGCTCCACGCTCCACGCTCCACGCTCCACGCTCCTCGCTCCACGCCCTTGCCCCCGATACCTTTTCCATCTATATTGACCTTCACATTACCGCAGGAGGAATTTTTTTTGAGCAATTGTCCAGTGATAAAGCGTTGCACCTTTTTCGATGACCAGATGTCTGATATGCCTGGTATGGCAAAATTGATCCAGGTTCAATACTGTCAGAACGATTTTGCCAGTTGCGCCCGGTTCGTCATTTCATCGGAGCTGGGCATGGGGTCGGTGCCCGGAACTGTTTTCCCGGGACATCTGGATAAAGCCAGACGTATATTGGCTGACAACGCCGGATAATATCCTGCCGCCCATTCAAATCACCCGCCTGCAAGTATCTCCAGAACCTGCTCCCCCGTCAAAGACCCGGATGCGAGAAGCGCATAGGCCAGACCCATTACAATGTGCCACTCTCGGGGTCGGGAGATCTCTCCCATTACCGAATTAAAAAGCGCATGGATGTCCTGGTCCAGGGCTTCTGATCCCCGTTCGTCCCCGGATATGACCATGAAATCCCTTGCTTTTTTTGTGTCGTAGCTGCTTGCCTGGAGGCTCTCTTCATCCCATTTTCCCAGCAAAAAATGCTCTGCGGCGCTGCCTGCCAGAGCAGCCTTTGCGAACTTCTGAGAGAGTTCCTTGGGGCCGTCCTCCATGGCAAGGTCCGGAACTGTTTCTCCCCTGTTGTTCCCAGAGATGGGCCCATGAGGTTCCATCGATACCGATTTCACCCCAAGCCCCTCTTTCCACATCATCCAGGCGTGCCCGGCCTCGTGGAAGGCAATGCGCCGCTTTTTCTCATCAATAATTTTATTCATCCCTGATACCAATGGTGGAATCACGCTAACAGTTTGACACACCAACATGTTGGTTCGATGAGGATTTTACGATGTTACCATAGTCTGCAAAGGTGGTATCCTGTAATTTCAAAGATCCCTTTCAGGAGGCTATCCATGTCTGAGGGTTGGACCGGCATTCTTGGCAATGCCCATCCCCTTTTTTATCTGGGTATTCTTATCCTTTGCGGTTACGCGGGGGGCAGGGCAGCTCATGCGCTCAACCTTCCCCGGATCACCGGCTACATTTTAGCCGGAATGCTGCTCAGCCCGTCCACCACGGGCATCCTGGGCGCAGGCGCCTTTGAAAAAGACCTTTCCATCATCACCGATATTGCTCTTGGAATAATTGCCTTTTCCATCGGCGGCACCCTGGAGTTCGACAAGCTCAGGAAATTGGGAAAGGCCATCATCATCATCACTTTTGTGCAGGCCCTTGTTGTGGCCCTTCTCGTGAGCGCCTCAGTGATCTTCCTCTTCCCTTACCTTCCCGGAGCCGGCATCGAACCCGGCAGCGCCCTTGTCGCAGTGGGTATCCTGCTGGGGGCTATATGCGCTGCTACGGCCCCCGCGGCTGTCCTTGGTGTCGTTCATGAATATAAAGCGAAGGGCCCGATGACCACAGTTCTCCTCGGGGTCATTACCCTCGACGATGGGATCACTCTGGTTCTGTTCAGCATGGTTGCCGGGATCGCCGGGAGCCTGGGAGGAAAGGGGGTTTCCCTGGTACAGGCCGGGCTTGTGGAACCGGGTAAGGAGATCATGGTCGCACTCCTCATCGGCACTGTGGCGGGCCTGTTGCTCAAGCTGCTGGTTCCAGTGATCAGGAGGCGAAAGGCGCTCCTGGGACTCACTCTGGGCACCATATTTCTTACCAGCGGCATTGCTCTGACCCTCCACACTTCATCTCTCCTGGCCTGCATGATGTTGGGATTTTTTCTGGTCAACACCATGAACCAGCCGGAACCCTGGTTTGAAGTCACAGAAAAGATAGAGGAACCTCTTTTTGCCATGTTTTTTGTTCTCGCTGGTGCGCACCTGAAAATAGGGGCCCTGGCAGCGGCTGGGACCCTCACTGCGGTGATCATCACAATGAGGACCGTGGGCAAGCTGGGCGGGGCCTACCTCGGGAGTGTGTTATCAGCGGCTCCTGCTGCCGTGAGAAGATACCTTCCCCTGGGGCTTCTTCCCCAAGCGGGAGTTTCTATCGGACTTGTGCTGGCTGCCAAGGATTATGTCGGTGATGTTTCCGCTGCCATGATCATGGTCAACGCGATACTGGCTTCTGTCATTATCAATGAGCTTATCTCTCCCCTTCTCGTCAAAAAAGCTTTGATCAAGTCGAGTGAGGCTCAGAATGCGGGAGGAGAATGATGAATTCCAGGAACCGTGGAACTACTCCAAGTGAAGCGATGCGGGTGCGCGACGTTGTTGCCCGGCACAAGGATCGTCAAGTACCGTTGGTCAGGCAGGACGCTCCCATTGCTGAACTGGCCCAGGCTATTGCATGGCATCGGCACAGCCGACAGCTTTACGTTGTGGACGAGCAGGACCATCTTTTGGGGAACATCACTCTCGGCCGGCTGGTCATGTACGTTTTTGCCAGCAGCCATGGTTCGAGCATGAACCCCAGGCATGTTATAGGCCTCATCACCTGCAAGACTGCCGGAGATCTCATGACGGAAGGGACCCTCTCCACCGGAATGGAGGATGAGGTGGAAGAGGTGTTGGAGCGTATGGTCGCCGGAAATTTGGATGAGATCCCGGTAATAAATAATGAGGGACGGGTCGTCGCCGACCTGACCATGGTGGACCTGCTGATGGCGGGGTAGTTCGCTTTCCCGGGATCAAAGATCCGGGAAAGCGAATCTCATACCTCAAATCTCATATCTCAGTAATCTGAAATGTTGAATATAAAATAGGGGAGGTGGAAGGGTGTAACTTCAAACCTCAAACATCAAACATCAAACATGGGATCGCTTCACATGGGTGACGGTTCGCGATGACGGGTGAAGCGGTATCTAAGTGTCTAGGTGAAAGATTATAACTGCAACGCGGTATGTAAGTGCGACTGGATTCCGGGTCGTTGCGCGGAATGACGGATTTAGGGATTGGAGTTTTATTCTACGTTCTGTGTTCTGTGTTCTACATTCTGCAGTTTCCCCCATTCGCCCCCTCTCCCACTCACCCTCTCTGGCTTCCAACCGCGTCACCGGGTCCGAAGCCTGTCACGCCAGAGGCGTGATGTCTCCGCGTCCATTGTTTTTCCTCATTGCCCGCCCTGCTTTCTCCTCCGCACTGCCCAGGACCCTACTGCGAAGATAACAAGGAGAAGCGGAACAAGCCCTATGTTGATAAACTTGATCCAGGCCTGAAGCCTTTCTATGTCCCTCCGCAGTTCAAACTGCACATTTCGAAGCTCTCTGCGAACCTTTACTTTCTCCTGACGGAAGTTCTCCAGTTCCTCTTCCTGCTCCGGAGTGAATTCCGGAGATTCGGAATCCTGTCTCTGGGACTGCAGTTCGTTGAGTTTTCTTTCAGCTTCCTTCAGTCGGGAGACAAGCTCCTGCTCCTTGACCCTGTATTTCAAATCCGCGTCCTGGGATACCCGGTCAAAAAGTTCGAAGGGGCGGAAGGTGGAGGCACGGCTGCGGATCCCGATGAGATCGGAGCTGCCGCCAAGCTGATCAAGGAGGTTGATGACGAGGTTGGCGTTGTCGGCCATGGGCAGGGCCAGCCTCTGGCCGAAAA
This genomic stretch from bacterium harbors:
- a CDS encoding CBS domain-containing protein, with the protein product MNSRNRGTTPSEAMRVRDVVARHKDRQVPLVRQDAPIAELAQAIAWHRHSRQLYVVDEQDHLLGNITLGRLVMYVFASSHGSSMNPRHVIGLITCKTAGDLMTEGTLSTGMEDEVEEVLERMVAGNLDEIPVINNEGRVVADLTMVDLLMAG
- a CDS encoding methyltransferase domain-containing protein; translation: MGIKSDRRHHICPWYMAYLFDNPLRHLIHDPEKILGSYVKPGMTVLDIGCGMGFFSLGMARMVGPEGRVISLDLQTMMLKILEKRAIKGGLSHRIETRLVGDLRLPVKTPVDFALCFWMVHEVPDQVFFLRELSRALKPGAHVLIAEPGMHHVKKEDLEKTIGIAEEEGFSVTGRPRIRMSLSVALQNSI
- a CDS encoding cation:proton antiporter; translation: MSEGWTGILGNAHPLFYLGILILCGYAGGRAAHALNLPRITGYILAGMLLSPSTTGILGAGAFEKDLSIITDIALGIIAFSIGGTLEFDKLRKLGKAIIIITFVQALVVALLVSASVIFLFPYLPGAGIEPGSALVAVGILLGAICAATAPAAVLGVVHEYKAKGPMTTVLLGVITLDDGITLVLFSMVAGIAGSLGGKGVSLVQAGLVEPGKEIMVALLIGTVAGLLLKLLVPVIRRRKALLGLTLGTIFLTSGIALTLHTSSLLACMMLGFFLVNTMNQPEPWFEVTEKIEEPLFAMFFVLAGAHLKIGALAAAGTLTAVIITMRTVGKLGGAYLGSVLSAAPAAVRRYLPLGLLPQAGVSIGLVLAAKDYVGDVSAAMIMVNAILASVIINELISPLLVKKALIKSSEAQNAGGE